A region of the Mycobacterium sp. NBC_00419 genome:
TTCATCCTGGCCCTCGACGGTGAGCTCGACGTGATCGCGTCGCTGGAGAAGCGTGACCGCGAGGCAGCTCAGTACGGCACCGGCCGGGTGGGGGATCCCAAGCCGGCGGTGCCGGTCAACTCCGCTCCGGCCCCGCCGCGCGTTCTGTGGCGCGAGGGCATCGGTCCGGGCCAGCTGCTGGTCGAGATCCGCACCACCGACCGCACCGGGCTGCTGGCGATGCTCACCAACGTCTTCGAGCGCTCCGCCGTCGACATCGCCTGGGCCAAGATCACCACGCTGGGCTCCTCAGTGGTCGACGTGTTCGGTATCACCGTGCCGGCGCTGAACTCGGTCGACGACGTCCGCACGGCCCTCGAGCGTGATCTCTACGCCGTGCTGCCTGCCGTGACGCCGGCCAAACCCGTCGAAGAGGCCAGCTAGACCCGCGAGATCGAACGAGTTCACGACAGATTCACCTGGGTGAACGACAGTCGTGCGTGGGTGCAACGCCAACCTCGTGTTTGCGGGAAGTATGTGAACCGTTCATTGCTCGGTTGAACGGCCCAGTGGTGCCGGGCAAACGCTGCCGGAGTGCCGCTGGTGACCTCCCGGGATCAGCCGGGTTCGCGAAAGATGCTGTCCGCGTTGCCTGAACGGCGATCTGCCGCTTCGTGGCCGCGCGCGGGCCACCGCGCTGACGGGTCGCTTGGTAACGCAGACCGCTGGGGCCGCTGCGGTCGCGGTCAGTTCTGGGATGAGCTGATTCGTCGATTCACCGAAGGTCATCCAAGGCGTCTCCGATCAATTGAACGACGGTTCAGGCCGGTGTACTGTCCGGCTGTCCGAAGATGCGGTGACGAGAAGTTGGATGCGAATAGTGGCCGGGACCAATGTATTCGAGCGTGACGGAGAGTGGCTGCGGTGCGCCTTGCATGCCCACTCGACCGTCAGTGACGGTGACCTGCCGCCCAAGGCAGTCGCCCGCCAGTACGCGACCGCGGGGTTCGACGTGCTGGCCCTCACCGATCACTGGCGACTGGCGGTCGTCGACGACGTCCCGGAGATCATGATGGTCCCGGCAGCTGAGCTCACTGCCGACCTGGGGCGGGTGGGGTGGACCGCCGATGTTCTGGTGTACGGAATAGGCGACATCCCTGAGGATCCCGGGGGAGATCGGCGCAACTGGATGATCAACACCGAGGAACACTGGGAGCAGCGCACCTTCCCGTCGGTCGAAGCCTGTGCGGCGTGGGCACATCAGCAGGGCGGGGTGGCCTACGTCGCGCATCCCTACTGGACGGGGGCGGGCTCGGATGCCTTCGACGATGCCCCACACCTCGCCGGTGTCGAGATCTTCAACGGCAGTGCGGAATACGAGGGTGGCAGAGGTGACTCGTCGCTGCTGTGGGACGAGGCGTTGCAACGCGGACTTCGGTTGCACGCCATAGCCACCGACGACTCACATATGCCGCTGTTCGACATCGGGCTGGCGTGGACGTGGGTCAAGGTCGCCGAACGTACCCCGGGCGCGGTGATCGCGGCCTTGCGTGCCGGTGACTCCTACGCGTCGAGCGGACCGAGCATCCTCGAGGTCCACATCACCCACAACGGAGTCGAGGTCCGGTGCTCGCCGGCGAGTTCCATCCACGTGACCACCAGCCGGGAGAACGGCGCCAGCATCACCGCCGGCCGAGGCGGCCGGCGTACCGGCAAGATCTTCGAGACCGACGGAGCAGGCATGATTACTCACGCGAGAGTCGAATTGGATACCAGCGGAGTCGAATACGCCCGGGTGCGCGTCGTGGACGCCGCGGGTCATCAGGCTTGGACCAACGTCCTGTGAGCGCGCACATCGGCTCGACTACGCGCTTCATCGGACGCCGCTTCGGCGCCGTGCTTGCCGCGATCGTAGTGTTGATCGCCGGCTGTTCGTCCAACGGCGCCACGAACACCGACAACGTCCTCACCATCGGCACGAGCTATTACATCTCGTCGCTCAATCCCTTCGTGGGCATTGAAACTCAAGACAGCACCGCGTATTCAATGCTCTACCCCCAGCTGGTGGAGTACGGCCCGGGACTGAAGCTGGAAGGTGACTGGGCCAAGGAATGGACCGAATCACCCGACGGCCACACCATCACCTTCAAGCTCAAGGACGGCAAGTGGTCCGACGGGCAGCCGCTGACAGCTGACGACGCGGTGTGGACCGTCGAGACGATCCTGAAGTACGCCAAGGGGGCGACCGCCTCGATGGCCAAGGTTCTAGCCGGCGTCGCGTCCGCGGAAGCACCCGATCCCCAGACGCTGGTCATCCACTACGAGCAGCCGATGGGTCCGGCGATGGCCAACCTTGAGCAGATGTACATTCTGCCCAAGCACATCTGGGCGCCCCACGCGACGGGCGACGACGGCTCCGGGCTCACCGACTTCAAACCCGAGCAGCAGTTGCCAGTGGTGGCCGGGGGTCCGTTCACCATCACCAAGTACGAGGACAAGGGCACGACGGTCTTCACGCCCAACCCGAACTTCTACGGCCCCAAGCCCAATGCCTCGGCGGTCGCGCTGACCTACTACACCAACCCGACCGCGCTCATCGCCGATCTGAAGGCCGGCCGGCTGGGATTCGTCGACAACATCCCGTTCAAAGATGCCGCTCAGCTGAGGTCTGTTCCCGGCATCACGGTGACCAGCCAGCCGGGCAACGAGGTCACCAACTTCGGATTCAACTCAAGCGATTCCAAGAAGCTCAACCGTGAGCTGCTAGACCCGAAACTGCGTGAAGCATTCGAGTATGCGCTGCCGCGAGAGCAGATCGTCGGGACGGTCTTCGGCGGCGAAGCCAAGCCATGGGCCAGCATCCTGTCCGGATGGTCCGGCGACTGGGTGAACCCCGACGTGCGACCGTTGCCCAACGATGTCGACAAGGCGAACCAGATGCTGGACTCGCTGGGGTACAAGCGGGGACCGGATGGTCTCCGAGTGGTTCCGGCCACCAGCGGTGAGAAGGCACAGCCTGAGCACCCGATGCGCTACAGCGTCATCGTGCCCAACGACACCGACTATGACGGGCACCTGCAGTTCACTCTGCTCAAGAGTGCCTTCGGCAAGGTCGGGGTCGATCTCAGCGAGAAAGCCGGTGGTGACGGCACCCAGGCCTACGCGCTCATCACCGGTCCGGACGGCACGTACGAGGACGCCGACATGTTCACCTGGTACTGGCATCCCTACATCGACCCCGACTTCAACCTCGGGGTGGTCACCACCAGCGAGTTGAACAACAACAGCGACACCGGTTGGAGCAACCCCGCCTACGACGCCCTCTATGAACAACAGCGCACCACCGTCGATCCGGCGGCGCGGCGCGCACTGGTGTGGCGGGCACAGGCGGAGATCGCCAACGCCAGGCCCTATATCCAGATTGTGGAGACCAACCTGGTCACGGCCAGCTCGAACGGCTGGACCGGTTTTGCGCCGGAGTTGTTCACTCTCGGCAAGGCCTACTACACCAGCCCGCGACGGGCTTGATGGCTGCGCTGAGCCGAATCTGGTTCGCGTTCGTCACCGTGCTGGTTGCCGCGACGATCAACTTCTTCCTGTTCCGGGTGATGCCGGGCAACGCGGTGTCGGCGCTGCGCTGCCGTGGCTGCACCCCGCAGCTGCGCCAGGCGCTGCTGGAACGCTACGGCCTTGACGACCCGCTGCCGGTTCAGTTCCTCCGGTACCTCGGGCAGTTGCTGCGGGGTGACCTCGGCATCAGCGTGGCGACCGGAAAGCCGGTGTGGCAGGCCATTATCGGTCCGCTGACCAACACCTTGCCCATGTTGGTCGCGGGAACCCTCATCGCGCTCGTGCTGGGAGTCGCCAGCGGCGTGGTGTCGGCGTGGCGGCGTGGCACCGTGGTGGACGCCGCATCGCAGTGGACCGGACTGGCGTGCTACGCCATGCCCACCCAATGGATCGGCCTGCTGGTGGTGTTCTACGTCGCGGCCGCGGTGGGTCTGCCTGCGGTGGGTATCCAGAGCGCAACCCTCGATGTTCTGGGTTCGCCCTCCACCTGGGATCTCCTGGTCGATCGCACGCGGCATCTGGTATTGCCGGCGTTGACTCTAGGCATCGGCTGTTACGGCCAGTACGCGATCGTCGTGCGCTCGGCGATGCTCGAAACTCTCGGCGAGGATTACATCTTGACTGCGCGAGCAAAGGGACTGCGAGACTGGACGATCGTGCGTCGTCATGCGTTCGGCAACGCGCTGCTGCCACTGGTGACCATCGTGGCGTTGTCGGCCGGTTCCGTCGTGGCCGGAGCGATCGTCGTCGAGGACGTGTTCAGTTACCCCGGAATCGGTTTCGCTGCCGTCGACGCGATCAACAAGCGGGATTACCCGGTGCTGCAAGGCATATTTCTACTGCTGACATTGGCCGTGGTGGTGGCCAATCTCGTCGCCGATCTGATCTACGTTCGTCTCGACCCGAGGATCTCCCATGGTCGCGTCGCCGCCGGCTGAGCGCTCCGGTGACACTCCGAAGCGAGCCGGGACCCTGCGCCGTCTGGTTACCGGGAACCGGCAAACCCTCGTCGGGCTGTGTGCCCTGGGCGCGTTCGCGGTAGTCGCCCTGGCCGCGTCGCTGATCTCGCCGACCGGCGTGGACACCCAGTTCAGCAATGGTTTCGCGGCGCCCAGTGGCGCCCATCCGCTCGGGCTGGACGGTGGCGGCTTCGATGTGCTGACTCGACTGGTCCACGGTGCGCGGACCTCGTTGCTGGTCGGCTCGATCGCGGCGCTGGTCGGCATGCTCATCGGTGGGGTCATCGGCGTGAGCGCGGGCTACTTCGGTGGGCGCACGGATGGGGTGCTGATGCGCATCACCGACTATTTCCTGGTCATCCCCGACATCCCGCTGATGATCGTCGCGGCGGCCGTCTTCGGCCAGAACCTGGGCAACATCGTCATCGTGATCGGACTGGTGTACTGGGCCTCGACGGCCCGGCTGATCCGAGCCCAGGTGCTGTCGGTGCGCGAGCGCACCTTCGTACGCCGGGTGGAGGCTATGGGGGCCTCGCCGCTGTCGGTGCTGTCCCGCCATGTGGTGCCGCATGTGATGCCGCTGCTGGTGGCCAACACCGTGTTGATGGTGGCCAATGCGATTTTCGCCGAAACTTACATCAGCTTCCTGGGTTTGGGCGACCCGTCGGTGGTGTCGTGGGGACGGATGATCCAGGACGCGCTCGACCAGGGAGCGGTGCTCGCCGGCGCCTGGTGGGTCGTGCTGCCGCCCGGCTTGGCAGTGACTGCGGTCGTGCTGGCAGCCACTGTCGCAGGGCAGGGCATGGAGGACACGCTCAACCCGCGGCTGCGGGTCGGGCACCTGGCGGTGCGCAGGTTTCGGGTGCGCCCCCATTACGGCCGGCTGGAGTCCGCATGACGCAACCGCTGTTAGAGGTGCGTGACCTACACGTGGACTTCGACTCCGGTGGAAAGCGAGTCACTGCGGTTCGCGGTGTCACCTTCGGCCTCGAGCCACGCAGTCGGCTGGGGATCGTGGGGGAGTCGGGGTGCGGCAAGTCCACGGCGGTGCTCGCGGTGATGGGACTGGTGCCGCCCAACGCCGAAGTGTCCGGACAGGTCCTGCTCGACGGCGTCGACATTCTGGCCGGTGGCGATGCCGGTATGCGCAGGCACCGCTGGCGCGACATCGCGATGGTGTTCCAGGGCGCGATGAACGCCTTCAATCCGGTACGCACTATCGGTGAGCAGATCGCCGAGCCGATCCGGTTGCACCAGAAGGCAACCCGGCGCCAAGCCGGCGACCGTGTCGGGTCACTGCTCGAACTGGTGGGCATCGACTCCCGGCGGGCATCCCACTATCCGCACGAGTTCTCCGGGGGCATGAGGCAACGGGCCGCGCTGGCCATGGCGCTGGCGTGCGGACCGAAAGTGCTTCTGGCCGACGAGCCGACCACCGCGCTGGATGTGATCGTCCAAGCCGAGATCCTCGATCTGCTGCGCAACGTGACCGACGAGCTCGGTATCGCCCTGGTGTTCATCAGCCACGACCTGCCGGCTGTTGCGCAGGTCGCCGAACGGGTGGCGGTGATGTACGCCGGTCGCATCGTCGAGGAGGGCCCGGTGGACATGCTGCTCGCCGCCGCACGTCATCCCTACACAGCCGCACTGGTGTCGGCGATCCCGAACCCGCTGTCCGACAAGGGGATGCGCTCCATCGCTGGTGACCCGCCCCGGCTCGACGCGCCGGTATCGGGATGTTCCTTTGCGCCGCGCTGCCCGTCGGTGCTCGATATCTGCCGAGACGTCGAACCCGCCAACGTCGACGATGGCATCGGTTCGGTCGCCTGCCACCTCGCTTCGCCCACGCTGGCGTCGCGATGACTGCGCCGCTGCTGGAGGTGTCCGACCTGACCGTGCGTTACCCCGTCGGGCCGGCCGGCATTCTGCGCCGTCGGCGGTCGGTGGTGCACGCTGTCGAACAGGTATCGCTGACCGTGAATGCCGGTGAGGTTGTGGCCCTGGTTGGCGAATCAGCTTGCGGTAAAAGCACTGTCGCACGGACGATCGCGGGGGTTCAGCGGCCCAGCGGGGGCCGGGTCGTGTTCGAGGGCGCCGATCTGACCCGGCTTCGCGGTTCTGCGCTGCAGCCCTATCGCCGGGCGATTCAACTGGTCCATCAGGACCCGTACGACTCGCTCGATCCGCGGATGACGGTGCGCTCGATCGTCGACGAAGGCCTGCGAATCCACCACATCCCCCGGCGTGAGCGGGACGCGGCGGTCTACGCCGCGCTGGAGCGGGTCGGGCTGGGGCCGGCGGCGTGGGTCCTTGACCGGTTTCCCCACGAGTTGTCCGGCGG
Encoded here:
- a CDS encoding ABC transporter permease, encoding MAALSRIWFAFVTVLVAATINFFLFRVMPGNAVSALRCRGCTPQLRQALLERYGLDDPLPVQFLRYLGQLLRGDLGISVATGKPVWQAIIGPLTNTLPMLVAGTLIALVLGVASGVVSAWRRGTVVDAASQWTGLACYAMPTQWIGLLVVFYVAAAVGLPAVGIQSATLDVLGSPSTWDLLVDRTRHLVLPALTLGIGCYGQYAIVVRSAMLETLGEDYILTARAKGLRDWTIVRRHAFGNALLPLVTIVALSAGSVVAGAIVVEDVFSYPGIGFAAVDAINKRDYPVLQGIFLLLTLAVVVANLVADLIYVRLDPRISHGRVAAG
- a CDS encoding PHP domain-containing protein, giving the protein MAGTNVFERDGEWLRCALHAHSTVSDGDLPPKAVARQYATAGFDVLALTDHWRLAVVDDVPEIMMVPAAELTADLGRVGWTADVLVYGIGDIPEDPGGDRRNWMINTEEHWEQRTFPSVEACAAWAHQQGGVAYVAHPYWTGAGSDAFDDAPHLAGVEIFNGSAEYEGGRGDSSLLWDEALQRGLRLHAIATDDSHMPLFDIGLAWTWVKVAERTPGAVIAALRAGDSYASSGPSILEVHITHNGVEVRCSPASSIHVTTSRENGASITAGRGGRRTGKIFETDGAGMITHARVELDTSGVEYARVRVVDAAGHQAWTNVL
- a CDS encoding ABC transporter ATP-binding protein, translated to MTQPLLEVRDLHVDFDSGGKRVTAVRGVTFGLEPRSRLGIVGESGCGKSTAVLAVMGLVPPNAEVSGQVLLDGVDILAGGDAGMRRHRWRDIAMVFQGAMNAFNPVRTIGEQIAEPIRLHQKATRRQAGDRVGSLLELVGIDSRRASHYPHEFSGGMRQRAALAMALACGPKVLLADEPTTALDVIVQAEILDLLRNVTDELGIALVFISHDLPAVAQVAERVAVMYAGRIVEEGPVDMLLAAARHPYTAALVSAIPNPLSDKGMRSIAGDPPRLDAPVSGCSFAPRCPSVLDICRDVEPANVDDGIGSVACHLASPTLASR
- a CDS encoding ABC transporter substrate-binding protein, which gives rise to MSAHIGSTTRFIGRRFGAVLAAIVVLIAGCSSNGATNTDNVLTIGTSYYISSLNPFVGIETQDSTAYSMLYPQLVEYGPGLKLEGDWAKEWTESPDGHTITFKLKDGKWSDGQPLTADDAVWTVETILKYAKGATASMAKVLAGVASAEAPDPQTLVIHYEQPMGPAMANLEQMYILPKHIWAPHATGDDGSGLTDFKPEQQLPVVAGGPFTITKYEDKGTTVFTPNPNFYGPKPNASAVALTYYTNPTALIADLKAGRLGFVDNIPFKDAAQLRSVPGITVTSQPGNEVTNFGFNSSDSKKLNRELLDPKLREAFEYALPREQIVGTVFGGEAKPWASILSGWSGDWVNPDVRPLPNDVDKANQMLDSLGYKRGPDGLRVVPATSGEKAQPEHPMRYSVIVPNDTDYDGHLQFTLLKSAFGKVGVDLSEKAGGDGTQAYALITGPDGTYEDADMFTWYWHPYIDPDFNLGVVTTSELNNNSDTGWSNPAYDALYEQQRTTVDPAARRALVWRAQAEIANARPYIQIVETNLVTASSNGWTGFAPELFTLGKAYYTSPRRA
- a CDS encoding ABC transporter permease, encoding MVASPPAERSGDTPKRAGTLRRLVTGNRQTLVGLCALGAFAVVALAASLISPTGVDTQFSNGFAAPSGAHPLGLDGGGFDVLTRLVHGARTSLLVGSIAALVGMLIGGVIGVSAGYFGGRTDGVLMRITDYFLVIPDIPLMIVAAAVFGQNLGNIVIVIGLVYWASTARLIRAQVLSVRERTFVRRVEAMGASPLSVLSRHVVPHVMPLLVANTVLMVANAIFAETYISFLGLGDPSVVSWGRMIQDALDQGAVLAGAWWVVLPPGLAVTAVVLAATVAGQGMEDTLNPRLRVGHLAVRRFRVRPHYGRLESA